In Alosa alosa isolate M-15738 ecotype Scorff River chromosome 19, AALO_Geno_1.1, whole genome shotgun sequence, a genomic segment contains:
- the LOC125284519 gene encoding uncharacterized protein LOC125284519, whose translation MWFCWFLACCLAARQDEHSSDRAIKKRVKKYRLEELKRELEALGVNVDGHGQNIDENKNKSKKTKKELQKVLIKKLKQVKDGRTGLDKRARERAEGLTLPMEIPEDVLNVLHDLDGFLDKELEDCERNEQRDDDVKAVLDSLLDKVDSTLASEGLKDEEEKKRVLRPEVGDRKEEAEREANFWSARENHKASVPRRRFRGARHSSV comes from the exons ATGTGGTTCTGCTGGTTTTTAGCCTGCTGCCTAGCAGCACGGCAGGATGAGCACAGTTCAGATAGAGCCATTAAGAAGCGCGTGAAAAAATACAGACTGGAGGAACTAAAGAGAGAACTGGAGGCTTTGGGGGTTAACGTTGATGGacatggacaaaacatagatgaaaataaaaacaaaagcaaaaagaCCAAAAAGGAACTCCAAAAGGTCCTAATAAAGAAGCTGAAGCAGGTCAAGGACGGCAGAACTGGCCTGGACAAGAGGGCTAGGGAGAGGGCAGAAGGACTAACTCTGCCCATGGAGATCCCAGAAGACGTCCTAAATGTTCTTCATGACCTTGATGGATTCTTGGACAAAGAGTTGGAAGACTGTGAGAGAAATGAACAGAGGGATGACGATGTGAAAGCTGTGCTCGACAGTCTCCTAGATAAAGTGGACTCGACTCTGG CTTCAGAAGGACTGAAAGacgaagaagaaaagaagagagtcTTGAGGCCAGAGGTTGGAGACAGGAAGGAGGAGGCTGAGCGGGAAGCGAATTTCTGGAGTGCCAGAGAGAACCACAAAGCCTCCGTCCCTAGGAGGAGGTTTCGGGGGGCAAGACACagcagtgtgtga